A single Inediibacterium massiliense DNA region contains:
- a CDS encoding ABC transporter permease: MKKKIMNETFMFTILAIVMGLLVGAIVILISGYNPIEAYGLMMKGIFSKSKYIARTIIRATPLILTGLSVAFAFRTGLFNIGAEGQFIIGALTAALLGYFIHLPMIFHIPIVFVGAILMASIWGGVAGYLKAKFGVHEVIATIMLNWIALYTSNYIVSLEKVKMPATESSYNILETARISIDWFKGIIGASTKVNFGIVIAVLAAFVIYYILFQTTLGYELRAVGYNKDAAEYGGIHIKRNTILSMSIAGALAGAAGAVHVMGVSYHVSTLAAMEGYGFNGIAVSLIGNNSPFGVVLSSFLFGGITYGGSNMQLLGIPTEVINIVIGSIVFFVATYRIFQFVTIFFNHKKPQKEDE, translated from the coding sequence GTGAAGAAAAAGATCATGAATGAAACTTTTATGTTTACTATTTTAGCCATTGTTATGGGACTTTTGGTAGGAGCTATTGTGATTTTAATCTCTGGATACAACCCTATTGAAGCTTATGGGCTTATGATGAAAGGAATTTTTTCAAAATCTAAGTATATAGCAAGAACTATTATTCGAGCTACTCCATTAATTTTAACGGGTTTGTCTGTAGCTTTTGCCTTTCGAACAGGGCTTTTTAATATTGGAGCAGAAGGACAGTTTATTATAGGAGCATTAACGGCAGCTTTGTTAGGATACTTTATACATCTACCTATGATTTTTCATATTCCTATTGTATTTGTAGGTGCTATACTGATGGCTTCTATTTGGGGCGGGGTTGCAGGTTATCTTAAGGCAAAATTTGGTGTACATGAGGTTATAGCAACTATTATGTTAAACTGGATTGCTCTTTATACGTCAAATTATATAGTGTCTTTAGAAAAAGTGAAAATGCCTGCAACTGAATCTTCTTATAATATTTTAGAAACTGCGAGAATTAGTATAGATTGGTTTAAAGGAATCATAGGAGCATCTACGAAAGTAAACTTTGGAATTGTCATTGCAGTATTGGCGGCTTTTGTTATTTATTATATATTGTTTCAAACTACTTTAGGATATGAATTGAGAGCTGTAGGTTACAATAAAGATGCAGCAGAATATGGAGGAATTCATATCAAAAGAAATACGATTCTTTCTATGAGTATTGCAGGCGCTTTAGCAGGAGCTGCAGGAGCTGTTCATGTGATGGGAGTTTCTTATCATGTATCTACATTAGCAGCTATGGAAGGATATGGGTTTAACGGCATAGCGGTTTCTCTTATTGGCAATAATTCTCCATTCGGAGTTGTTCTTTCATCATTTTTATTTGGAGGTATTACTTATGGTGGATCAAATATGCAGCTTTTAGGAATACCTACAGAAGTAATTAATATTGTAATTGGATCTATTGTTTTCTTTGTTGCTACCTATAGAATATTTCAATTTGTTACTATATTTTTCAATCATAAAAAACCTCAAAAGGAGGATGAGTGA
- a CDS encoding ABC transporter permease, whose amino-acid sequence MLKDIAFILGTTFMYSTPLLYGALGGVFSENSGVVNIGIEGMMTIGAFSGAASTFILSELYGNALWVPWAGFLIAGLAGCFLALLHAIASITFRADQVVSGIAINFLGPGLAMFLGGRIFGGSGTTPTIPLEAKLIRPFESILQRRPLLGLILNQYISVYIAFLLVGISWYILYKTKFGLRMRAVGEHPKAADTLGINVYQIRYIAVMISGFLSGLGGASLSMAIIANFRPTLVSGQGFIALAAMIFGKWRPQGAMWACLLFGATTALQIYLGSPTVGLKISTHLLSMIPYIITLIVLMGFVGRSTGPTANGIPYEKGKR is encoded by the coding sequence ATGCTAAAGGATATAGCTTTTATACTTGGAACTACTTTTATGTATTCTACCCCTTTGTTGTATGGGGCTTTAGGAGGGGTATTCTCAGAAAATAGTGGAGTTGTAAATATTGGAATCGAAGGCATGATGACAATTGGAGCCTTTAGTGGAGCAGCATCTACCTTTATACTATCAGAATTATATGGTAATGCTTTATGGGTACCTTGGGCAGGTTTTTTGATTGCAGGGTTAGCAGGATGTTTTTTGGCACTATTACATGCGATAGCTTCTATTACTTTTCGTGCAGATCAAGTAGTATCAGGAATCGCTATCAATTTTTTAGGACCAGGACTAGCTATGTTTTTGGGAGGAAGAATATTTGGGGGTTCAGGTACAACTCCTACTATTCCATTAGAAGCAAAATTAATAAGGCCCTTTGAAAGTATATTACAAAGAAGACCATTATTAGGGCTTATATTGAATCAATATATTTCAGTATATATTGCATTTTTATTAGTAGGTATATCTTGGTATATTTTATACAAAACTAAATTTGGACTTCGAATGAGAGCTGTAGGAGAACATCCTAAAGCTGCTGATACTTTAGGAATAAATGTATACCAGATTAGATATATAGCTGTTATGATATCTGGATTTTTATCAGGCCTTGGGGGAGCATCTTTAAGTATGGCTATTATTGCTAATTTTAGACCTACACTTGTATCAGGCCAAGGATTTATAGCACTTGCAGCTATGATTTTTGGGAAGTGGAGGCCACAGGGTGCCATGTGGGCATGTCTTTTATTTGGAGCTACAACAGCTTTGCAGATTTACTTAGGAAGTCCTACGGTAGGACTTAAAATTTCTACTCATTTATTATCTATGATTCCATATATTATTACATTGATCGTATTAATGGGATTTGTAGGGAGATCCACAGGACCTACTGCAAATGGTATACCTTATGAAAAAGGAAAAAGATAA
- the rpoN gene encoding RNA polymerase factor sigma-54 — protein MRLGFQLNIEQVQKLVMTPELKQAIQILQFNHQELNEFIDEQVLTNPVLEVGLPKDIDIKKKEETVEKREKEDVDWKEYIREYDDISYKQYNFYQEKEETSFEQFVSADITLTEHLLFQLQFAVLKEKYKRIGRYIIESLDVNGYLNTSIFEVAEYFHTDEKVVGNILSIIQTFEPIGIAAQNLKECLLIQVRQKGIKDPYIIKVISEHLDDVAENRLSNIAKVLNISTKKVQKITDFIKTLEPKPGRSFASGEEIKYITPDVTVEKIDGEYLILVNDTTAPRLSISPYYRKMLLHESKDSNTSKFLTGRLNSAMWLIKSIEQRRQTIYNVVKAIVDYQIDFFEKGRKYLKPLTLKQIADEVGIHESTVSRAVNGKYMQSPRGVFEIKFFFTSGVANDMGEGIASESIKTMIKDLIEQEDVKKPLSDQVISDVLQEKGIQISRRTVAKYRDEMHILSSSKRKRF, from the coding sequence ATGAGACTAGGATTCCAATTAAATATTGAACAGGTACAAAAGTTGGTGATGACTCCTGAATTAAAACAAGCTATTCAAATCTTACAATTCAATCATCAAGAATTAAATGAATTTATTGATGAACAAGTACTCACCAACCCTGTTCTTGAAGTAGGTTTACCTAAAGATATAGATATAAAAAAGAAAGAAGAGACAGTAGAAAAAAGAGAAAAAGAAGATGTAGATTGGAAAGAATATATTAGAGAATATGATGATATAAGCTATAAACAATATAATTTTTATCAAGAAAAAGAAGAAACATCATTTGAACAGTTTGTATCAGCGGATATTACTTTAACAGAGCATTTATTATTTCAGCTACAGTTTGCTGTATTAAAAGAAAAATATAAAAGGATTGGAAGATATATTATTGAAAGTTTAGATGTAAATGGATATTTAAATACAAGTATTTTTGAGGTTGCAGAGTATTTTCATACAGATGAAAAGGTGGTAGGAAATATTTTATCTATCATTCAAACCTTTGAGCCTATTGGAATTGCTGCTCAAAATTTAAAAGAATGTTTATTAATCCAAGTCAGACAAAAAGGAATAAAAGATCCATATATTATAAAGGTTATTTCAGAGCATTTAGATGATGTAGCTGAAAATAGACTTTCTAACATTGCCAAGGTACTAAACATCTCTACAAAAAAAGTACAGAAAATAACAGATTTTATAAAAACATTAGAACCAAAACCTGGAAGATCTTTTGCTTCAGGAGAAGAAATCAAATATATTACTCCAGATGTAACAGTTGAAAAAATAGATGGAGAATATTTAATTTTAGTCAATGATACAACAGCTCCTAGACTTTCTATTAGTCCTTATTATAGAAAAATGCTTTTGCATGAAAGTAAAGATTCCAATACTTCAAAATTTTTAACAGGAAGATTAAATTCGGCCATGTGGTTGATTAAAAGTATAGAGCAAAGAAGGCAAACGATTTATAATGTAGTAAAAGCTATTGTAGATTATCAGATAGACTTTTTTGAAAAGGGAAGAAAATATTTAAAACCTCTTACTTTAAAACAAATAGCTGATGAAGTAGGAATTCACGAATCTACTGTAAGCAGGGCAGTCAATGGAAAGTATATGCAATCACCTAGAGGAGTATTTGAAATAAAATTCTTCTTCACCAGTGGGGTTGCCAATGATATGGGGGAAGGAATTGCATCAGAAAGTATTAAGACTATGATTAAAGATTTAATTGAACAAGAAGATGTGAAAAAGCCTTTGAGTGATCAAGTTATATCTGATGTGTTACAAGAAAAAGGAATCCAAATTTCTAGAAGAACAGTTGCAAAATATAGAGATGAGATGCATATATTATCTTCATCTAAGAGAAAAAGATTTTAA
- a CDS encoding sugar-binding transcriptional regulator produces MVNKEEFSAAEFIKTQKKIVPEIIELLMDRYHILRMISYHQPIGRRSLSAFLQMSERVIRKEVNILKEQELIEIKAEGMNITESGYTSLEVLRSFIHIFKNLNSMEEEIVQKLKIKNVIVVPGFYDEDELILREVGKVASNYFKTILKDHVIVGVTGGTTMAMVADEMVKADIKHNVMIVPARGGLGKNAESQANHITAKIAKKLNCPYELLHMPDNISKDLLETLSKDPNTKEVVDYIKKINILLFGIGRADKMAKRRGLSDEEIEDLNKKCAVAEAFGYYFNLEGKIIEEVNTVGVSLETYKELKNPIGVAAGREKAQAIMSISRLNKNLTLIIDEGLAKEILK; encoded by the coding sequence ATGGTTAATAAAGAAGAATTTTCTGCTGCCGAGTTTATAAAAACACAAAAGAAAATAGTTCCTGAAATAATTGAGCTTTTGATGGATCGGTATCATATTCTTCGTATGATCTCCTATCATCAGCCCATAGGAAGAAGAAGTTTATCTGCTTTTTTACAAATGAGTGAAAGAGTCATAAGAAAAGAGGTAAATATTTTAAAAGAACAGGAGCTTATAGAGATTAAGGCTGAGGGAATGAACATTACTGAATCTGGTTACACTAGTTTAGAAGTATTAAGAAGTTTTATCCATATTTTTAAAAACTTAAATTCTATGGAAGAAGAAATCGTACAAAAGCTAAAAATTAAAAATGTGATCGTTGTTCCAGGTTTTTATGATGAAGATGAATTGATTTTAAGAGAAGTAGGAAAAGTCGCCAGTAATTATTTTAAGACGATTCTTAAAGATCATGTCATTGTAGGAGTTACAGGAGGCACTACCATGGCTATGGTAGCCGATGAAATGGTGAAGGCAGATATAAAACATAATGTGATGATTGTTCCTGCTAGAGGAGGTTTAGGTAAAAACGCTGAAAGTCAGGCAAATCATATTACTGCAAAAATTGCAAAAAAATTAAATTGCCCATATGAACTTTTACATATGCCTGATAATATTTCAAAAGATTTATTAGAAACTCTTTCAAAAGATCCTAATACAAAAGAGGTTGTAGATTATATTAAAAAAATCAATATATTATTATTTGGTATAGGAAGAGCTGACAAAATGGCTAAGAGAAGAGGTCTTTCTGATGAAGAAATTGAGGATCTCAACAAAAAATGTGCTGTTGCAGAAGCTTTTGGGTATTACTTTAACCTAGAAGGAAAAATTATAGAAGAAGTTAATACTGTTGGAGTAAGTTTAGAAACTTATAAAGAATTAAAAAATCCTATTGGTGTAGCAGCAGGAAGGGAAAAGGCTCAAGCAATTATGTCTATAAGCAGATTAAATAAAAATCTTACATTGATCATTGATGAAGGGCTAGCAAAAGAAATATTAAAATAA
- the gap gene encoding type I glyceraldehyde-3-phosphate dehydrogenase: MSVKVGINGFGRIGRNAFKIAMEQEKKDFEIVAINDLTDARTLAHLLKYDSCFGKFSKTVEAKENSIVVDGKEIKIYAERDPENIPWKELGVDIVIESTGVFTDKEKAIKHIKAGAKKVIISAPAKNEDITIVLGVNEKDYDPKNHHVISNASCTTNCLAPFAKVIDEKFGIQRGLMTTVHSYTNDQRILDLPHKDLRRARAAAESIIPTTTGAAKAVALVLPKLKGKLNGMAMRVPTPTVSVVDLVCELEKETTAEQINQALKEASENELKGILGYSEEPLVSIDYRQDSRSSIIDGLSTMVMDKNLAKIVSWYDNEWGYSTRVVDLVKYVIQKGL, from the coding sequence ATGAGTGTGAAAGTTGGTATTAATGGATTTGGTAGAATAGGAAGAAACGCTTTTAAAATAGCTATGGAACAAGAAAAAAAGGATTTTGAAATTGTAGCCATTAATGATTTAACAGATGCTCGTACTTTAGCGCACTTATTAAAATATGATAGTTGTTTTGGGAAATTCAGTAAGACTGTAGAAGCAAAAGAAAATTCTATTGTAGTGGATGGAAAAGAAATTAAAATTTATGCAGAAAGAGATCCTGAAAATATTCCATGGAAAGAATTAGGCGTAGATATTGTAATAGAATCTACAGGAGTATTTACAGATAAAGAAAAAGCAATAAAGCATATAAAAGCAGGAGCAAAAAAAGTAATCATTAGTGCTCCAGCTAAAAATGAAGATATTACAATTGTATTAGGAGTAAACGAAAAAGACTATGATCCAAAAAATCATCATGTTATATCTAATGCTTCATGTACCACAAATTGTCTTGCTCCTTTTGCAAAAGTTATTGATGAAAAATTTGGTATTCAAAGAGGGTTGATGACAACAGTACATTCATATACAAATGATCAAAGAATACTAGATCTTCCTCACAAAGATTTAAGAAGAGCAAGAGCTGCAGCAGAATCTATTATTCCTACTACTACAGGAGCTGCAAAAGCAGTAGCACTAGTGCTCCCAAAATTAAAAGGAAAATTAAATGGTATGGCCATGCGTGTACCTACTCCTACTGTTTCAGTAGTAGATTTAGTTTGTGAATTAGAAAAAGAGACAACAGCAGAACAAATCAATCAAGCTTTAAAAGAAGCTTCAGAAAATGAATTAAAAGGAATTTTAGGTTATAGTGAAGAACCTTTAGTATCAATAGATTATAGACAGGATAGTAGATCTTCTATTATAGATGGACTTTCTACTATGGTTATGGATAAAAATTTAGCAAAAATTGTTTCTTGGTATGATAATGAATGGGGATATTCTACTAGAGTAGTAGATTTAGTAAAATATGTAATACAAAAAGGATTATAA
- a CDS encoding phosphoglycerate kinase, protein MKKLKKKNIEDVQVKGKKVLVRCDFNVPMDENKSITDDIRIKAALPTIQYLIKEGAKVILMSHLGRPKGQPNEKYTLEPVAKRLAELLQKEVTFAADEEVVGKSAKKAVDQMKDGEIVLLENVRFRKEEEKNDEAFSKDLASLGELFVNDAFGTAHRAHASTAGIAKFLPCVSGYLIQKEIDIIGKALTNPEKPFVAILGGAKVSDKIGVITNLLEKVDTLIVGGGMAYTFLKAKGYEIGNSLLEEDKIDLAKELMEKAKDKNVKFLLPVDVVVAEEFKEDSVHKTVKSEEMPKNMMGLDIGEESVKIFAKEIKNAKTIIWNGPMGVFEMPNFALGTKGVAKAMAESCGTTIIGGGDSAAAVEQLGFKDEMTHISTGGGASLEFLEGKELPGIAVIEEK, encoded by the coding sequence GTGAAAAAATTGAAAAAGAAAAATATTGAAGATGTTCAGGTAAAAGGAAAAAAAGTATTAGTACGTTGTGATTTTAATGTGCCTATGGATGAGAATAAGAGTATAACAGATGATATTCGTATAAAAGCAGCTCTTCCAACTATACAATATTTAATTAAAGAGGGTGCAAAAGTAATTTTAATGTCTCATTTAGGTAGACCAAAAGGACAACCGAATGAGAAATATACATTAGAGCCAGTAGCTAAAAGACTTGCAGAACTTTTACAAAAAGAAGTAACCTTTGCTGCTGATGAAGAAGTAGTGGGTAAAAGTGCTAAAAAAGCTGTAGATCAAATGAAAGATGGAGAAATTGTATTACTTGAAAACGTAAGATTTAGAAAAGAAGAAGAAAAAAATGATGAAGCTTTTTCAAAAGATTTAGCAAGTCTTGGAGAGTTATTTGTAAATGATGCGTTTGGAACTGCTCATAGAGCTCATGCTTCTACAGCAGGCATTGCAAAATTTTTACCATGTGTATCAGGATATTTGATTCAAAAGGAAATAGATATTATAGGAAAAGCTTTGACAAATCCTGAAAAGCCTTTTGTAGCTATTTTAGGAGGAGCTAAAGTATCTGATAAAATAGGTGTGATTACAAATCTATTAGAAAAAGTAGACACACTTATTGTAGGTGGAGGAATGGCATATACCTTTTTAAAAGCAAAAGGATATGAGATTGGAAATTCACTTCTTGAAGAAGATAAGATTGACCTTGCAAAAGAGCTTATGGAAAAAGCAAAAGATAAAAATGTAAAATTCTTATTACCAGTAGATGTAGTAGTGGCAGAGGAATTTAAAGAAGACTCAGTACATAAAACAGTAAAATCAGAAGAAATGCCAAAAAATATGATGGGGCTTGATATAGGAGAAGAAAGTGTTAAAATATTTGCTAAAGAGATAAAAAATGCAAAAACAATTATATGGAATGGTCCTATGGGTGTATTTGAAATGCCTAACTTTGCATTAGGTACAAAAGGAGTTGCAAAAGCTATGGCAGAGTCTTGTGGAACAACTATAATTGGTGGAGGAGATAGTGCAGCAGCTGTAGAACAATTAGGGTTTAAGGACGAAATGACACATATTTCTACAGGAGGAGGAGCTTCTTTAGAATTTTTAGAGGGAAAAGAACTCCCAGGTATTGCAGTAATAGAAGAAAAATAG
- the tpiA gene encoding triose-phosphate isomerase: MRLPIIAGNWKMHKTIKESNEFVEKIKEDVAGTDVEVVLCVPYTSLETVKKAAEGTNIKVGAQNMHWEENGAYTGEISPIMLGEIGIDYCIIGHSERRQYFNETDETVNKKIHTALKYKINPILCVGETLEQREKNETDHIVKNQVIKALKDVSPQNVKEIVIAYEPIWAIGTGKTATPQEANEVIFTIREGIKELYGEDICSEIRIQYGGSVKPSNVEEIMNQEDIDGALVGGASLNPEDFVKLVNF; this comes from the coding sequence ATGAGATTACCGATTATTGCGGGAAACTGGAAAATGCATAAAACAATAAAAGAATCAAATGAATTTGTAGAAAAAATTAAGGAAGACGTTGCAGGTACAGACGTAGAGGTTGTTTTATGTGTACCTTATACATCTTTAGAAACAGTAAAAAAAGCAGCAGAGGGAACAAATATAAAAGTTGGAGCTCAAAATATGCATTGGGAAGAAAATGGTGCATATACAGGAGAAATTTCTCCTATTATGTTAGGGGAAATAGGTATAGACTATTGTATTATTGGCCATTCTGAAAGAAGACAGTATTTTAATGAAACAGATGAAACAGTAAATAAAAAAATACATACAGCTTTAAAGTATAAAATCAATCCTATCCTTTGTGTAGGAGAAACTTTAGAACAAAGAGAAAAAAATGAAACAGATCATATCGTAAAAAATCAAGTAATCAAAGCTTTAAAAGATGTCAGTCCACAAAATGTAAAGGAAATTGTAATTGCATATGAGCCTATATGGGCTATAGGAACAGGGAAAACTGCAACACCACAAGAAGCAAATGAAGTAATTTTTACCATTCGAGAAGGAATTAAGGAACTTTATGGAGAAGATATATGTTCAGAGATTCGTATTCAATATGGAGGAAGTGTAAAGCCTTCTAATGTAGAAGAAATTATGAATCAAGAAGATATTGATGGAGCTTTAGTAGGTGGAGCAAGTTTAAATCCAGAAGATTTTGTAAAACTTGTAAATTTTTAA
- the eno gene encoding phosphopyruvate hydratase codes for MSSTIIDVYAREVLDSRGNPTVEVEVYLEDGSMGRAIVPSGASTGAFEAVELRDDDKERFLGKGVRKAVENVNEEIADEIIGMDALDQVAIDLLMIELDGTDNKGRLGANAILGVSMAVVRAASEYLGLPLYQYIGGVNGKTLPVPMMNILNGGKHADNNVDIQEFMIMPVGANSFRQALRMGAEVFHNLKKVLKDKGLNTAVGDEGGFAPNLTSNEEALEVIIEAIKKAGYVPEEDIMLALDVAATELYDKEERKYNLAGEGVVKTSEQMVEFYEKLVSKYPIISIEDGLDEEDWEGWKLLTEKLGRKVQLVGDDLFVTNTQRLEKGIERKTANSILIKLNQIGTITETLDAIEMAKRAGYTAVISHRSGETEDVTIADLVVAVNAGQIKTGAPSRTDRVAKYNQLLRIEEMLDVTGKYAGMKAFYNLK; via the coding sequence ATGTCAAGTACAATTATAGATGTTTATGCGAGAGAGGTCTTAGATTCTAGAGGAAATCCAACAGTAGAAGTAGAAGTGTATCTTGAAGATGGAAGTATGGGAAGAGCTATTGTGCCTTCTGGAGCATCTACTGGGGCATTTGAAGCTGTAGAACTTAGGGATGATGACAAAGAAAGATTTTTAGGAAAAGGTGTAAGAAAAGCAGTAGAAAATGTAAATGAAGAAATAGCAGATGAAATTATTGGTATGGATGCATTAGATCAAGTAGCAATAGATTTGTTAATGATCGAATTAGATGGAACAGATAATAAAGGAAGACTTGGAGCAAATGCAATATTAGGAGTATCTATGGCAGTAGTAAGAGCAGCTAGCGAATATTTAGGATTACCACTTTATCAATATATAGGTGGTGTAAATGGAAAAACTCTTCCGGTTCCTATGATGAATATTTTAAATGGTGGAAAACATGCAGATAATAATGTAGATATTCAAGAATTCATGATTATGCCTGTTGGAGCAAATTCTTTTAGACAAGCATTAAGAATGGGAGCAGAAGTATTCCATAATTTAAAGAAAGTATTAAAAGATAAAGGGCTTAATACTGCAGTAGGAGATGAAGGTGGATTTGCACCAAATCTTACTTCTAATGAAGAGGCTTTAGAAGTAATCATAGAAGCTATCAAAAAAGCTGGATATGTGCCAGAAGAAGATATTATGCTAGCACTTGATGTAGCAGCTACAGAATTATATGATAAAGAAGAAAGAAAATATAATTTGGCTGGAGAAGGTGTTGTAAAAACATCAGAACAAATGGTAGAGTTTTATGAAAAATTAGTAAGCAAATATCCAATTATTTCTATAGAAGATGGATTAGATGAAGAGGACTGGGAAGGATGGAAGCTTCTTACTGAAAAACTAGGAAGAAAGGTTCAATTAGTAGGAGACGATTTATTTGTAACCAATACTCAAAGACTTGAAAAAGGAATTGAAAGAAAAACAGCTAATTCTATTTTAATTAAATTAAATCAAATAGGAACTATTACAGAAACATTAGATGCTATTGAAATGGCAAAGAGAGCTGGATATACTGCAGTAATATCTCACAGATCTGGAGAAACAGAAGATGTAACGATTGCAGACTTAGTAGTAGCAGTAAATGCTGGTCAAATCAAAACAGGTGCTCCATCTAGAACAGATAGAGTAGCAAAATACAATCAATTATTAAGAATTGAAGAGATGCTTGATGTTACAGGAAAATATGCAGGAATGAAGGCCTTTTATAATTTAAAATAA
- the secG gene encoding preprotein translocase subunit SecG translates to MKTVFMIIQVIASLILIGSILLQSGKSAGLSGSIAGGAEQLMGKQKGRSYEGMLSKVTTVGAVIFIITSIILVSIQ, encoded by the coding sequence ATGAAGACTGTATTTATGATTATACAAGTAATTGCTAGTCTTATACTAATTGGAAGTATTTTACTACAATCTGGTAAAAGTGCTGGTTTATCAGGGTCTATTGCTGGTGGAGCGGAACAGTTAATGGGGAAACAAAAGGGAAGAAGTTATGAAGGAATGTTAAGTAAAGTAACTACTGTGGGTGCAGTTATATTTATCATTACTTCTATTATTTTAGTTAGCATTCAATAA